One genomic segment of Desulfomicrobium sp. ZS1 includes these proteins:
- a CDS encoding ABC transporter ATP-binding protein, giving the protein MLQIENLHVSIGDREVLKGINLNIDEGETFILFGPNGSGKTTLLMALMGFGGYTVTAGKIVFKGVDITEMPTYERARLGIGMSFQRPPTIHGLKTRHLVSMCARGREVDVDSMAKTVNFDSFLDRDINSGFSGGEIKRSELLQLMAQNPSLILFDEPESGVDLENMVLIGNTARALLDGAAAPSPETCMRDLRRRNKTSGLIITHTGYILDYVNADRGQVMYNGVLCCDTRPTRPRDILDHISKYGYKECIRCLN; this is encoded by the coding sequence ATGCTTCAGATTGAAAACCTGCATGTCAGTATCGGTGACAGGGAAGTCTTGAAAGGGATTAACCTGAACATCGATGAAGGAGAGACGTTCATTCTCTTCGGTCCCAACGGTTCCGGAAAAACCACGCTGCTCATGGCACTCATGGGCTTTGGCGGATACACCGTGACTGCGGGCAAGATTGTCTTCAAGGGCGTCGATATCACCGAGATGCCCACCTACGAACGGGCCAGACTCGGCATAGGCATGTCCTTTCAGCGGCCTCCGACCATCCATGGCCTGAAAACCCGTCATCTGGTCTCCATGTGCGCCCGCGGGCGGGAAGTGGATGTAGACAGCATGGCCAAGACCGTCAATTTCGATAGTTTTCTGGATCGCGACATCAACTCCGGTTTTTCCGGAGGCGAGATCAAGCGCTCCGAGCTTTTGCAGCTCATGGCCCAGAATCCGAGCCTGATTCTTTTCGACGAGCCCGAATCCGGGGTGGACCTTGAGAACATGGTCCTCATCGGCAACACGGCCCGCGCCCTGCTTGACGGCGCGGCGGCTCCGTCGCCGGAAACGTGCATGCGCGACCTGCGTCGCCGCAACAAGACCTCGGGCCTCATCATCACCCACACCGGCTACATCCTCGACTACGTCAACGCCGACCGCGGTCAGGTCATGTACAACGGGGTGCTGTGTTGCGACACGCGGCCGACCCGACCCCGCGATATTCTGGATCACATCAGCAAGTACGGCTACAAGGAGTGCATCAGATGTCTGAACTGA
- a CDS encoding rhomboid family intramembrane serine protease: MFPLRDNIPSRHRSYMMWTLLALNIAFFLAGLGLSDVQEFKLFHLFGVVPARYFDPHWAMFQGYPEGLLLPLGTHMFLHSGWLHLIVNMWTLWIFGDNVEDVMGPFKFLVFYLLCGLGALAVHMLTNSSSTMPVVGASGAIAGVMGAYFFLYPHAKVVTFLPILIIPFIFELPAVFYLGAWFMTQVLSGMLAPAGGGGVAWWAHIGGFVVGMLLLRFFRDDSRCYYCYRSETWKEWK; this comes from the coding sequence ATGTTCCCCCTGCGCGACAACATCCCCTCCCGGCATCGGTCCTATATGATGTGGACGCTGCTGGCTCTGAATATCGCCTTTTTTCTGGCTGGCCTGGGCCTGAGCGACGTCCAGGAATTCAAGCTCTTTCATCTGTTCGGCGTGGTCCCGGCACGCTACTTCGACCCGCATTGGGCCATGTTTCAGGGATATCCCGAAGGGTTGCTGTTGCCGCTTGGAACACACATGTTCCTGCATTCCGGCTGGCTGCATCTCATCGTCAACATGTGGACCCTCTGGATTTTCGGGGACAACGTGGAGGACGTGATGGGGCCCTTCAAGTTCCTGGTTTTCTATTTGCTGTGCGGCCTTGGCGCGCTCGCGGTGCATATGCTCACCAATTCCTCTTCCACCATGCCCGTGGTCGGGGCTTCCGGGGCCATCGCCGGGGTCATGGGCGCCTATTTCTTCCTGTATCCGCACGCCAAGGTGGTCACCTTCCTGCCTATCCTCATCATTCCCTTCATCTTTGAGCTGCCGGCCGTGTTCTATCTGGGGGCCTGGTTCATGACGCAGGTCCTTTCCGGGATGCTGGCCCCGGCGGGCGGCGGCGGGGTGGCTTGGTGGGCGCACATCGGCGGGTTCGTGGTCGGCATGCTGCTGCTTCGTTTCTTCCGGGATGATTCCCGCTGCTATTATTGCTACCGTTCTGAAACCTGGAAGGAGTGGAAGTAG
- the coaE gene encoding dephospho-CoA kinase (Dephospho-CoA kinase (CoaE) performs the final step in coenzyme A biosynthesis.) yields the protein MQEYVEKVGVADVGQRLDVFWQTCLEEEGVGRSRIQAWIKDGRARINGQVCSKAATRLMPGQTLTLAPEYIDSSVVPDDGPLNVFFADEDLVVVNKTPAMTVHPAPSVAEPTLVHRVAHHFPALLSQSGERPGIVHRLDKDTSGLIVLALSESARLSLTQAFASREVYKEYLALVAGVPDSSGTVNFALGRHPSIKTRMAVVERGGRAAETRYELLWSASDRSASLVRVRIMTGRTHQIRVHMAALGHPLLGDAVYADKQTAARAPRQMLHAWQLRFEHPRSFESMEFCAPPPDDFLQVLRELCRERVCIGLTGAVGSGKSTVRAVAEEMGVPVFCSDRVVAEAYAKGGEGCTILEHHFGSRFTHPGGGVDKDLLRSALAESDSLRREVERLVHPLVRHALHAFRAAHDDDVTLAEIPLLCEAGLAAEIDLLAVVYCPDGLRHARLQGRGWSPERIATVDSWQWPQDKKVGMAQLVVDNSGSLQDLHSRARALIQVVRGMLRGHAERCVDELCAIFENPDTMEEAD from the coding sequence ATGCAGGAATATGTGGAGAAGGTTGGCGTCGCGGATGTCGGGCAGCGGCTGGATGTTTTTTGGCAGACCTGCCTTGAAGAGGAGGGCGTGGGCAGAAGCCGCATCCAGGCCTGGATCAAGGACGGGCGGGCGCGCATCAACGGGCAGGTCTGCAGCAAGGCCGCAACTAGGCTCATGCCCGGCCAGACCCTGACACTTGCCCCTGAATACATTGATTCAAGCGTTGTTCCCGATGACGGGCCCCTGAATGTATTTTTTGCCGATGAAGACCTGGTCGTGGTCAACAAAACCCCGGCCATGACCGTCCATCCAGCGCCTTCGGTAGCTGAACCGACCCTTGTGCACCGGGTGGCCCATCATTTTCCGGCATTGCTGTCTCAATCCGGGGAACGTCCGGGGATTGTGCATCGCCTGGACAAAGACACCTCCGGGCTCATCGTGCTGGCCTTGTCCGAGTCGGCCCGCCTGAGCCTGACCCAGGCCTTCGCATCCCGGGAGGTCTACAAGGAATATCTGGCCCTGGTCGCCGGGGTGCCTGATTCCTCCGGGACCGTGAACTTTGCCTTGGGGCGGCATCCGAGCATCAAGACGCGGATGGCCGTGGTTGAACGCGGCGGCCGCGCGGCCGAGACCAGGTATGAACTGCTCTGGAGCGCTTCCGACAGGAGCGCTTCTTTGGTCCGGGTGCGTATCATGACCGGGCGCACCCATCAGATCCGGGTGCATATGGCCGCATTGGGCCATCCCCTTCTGGGGGACGCGGTCTATGCCGACAAGCAAACCGCTGCGCGCGCCCCCCGGCAGATGCTGCATGCCTGGCAGCTGCGTTTCGAGCATCCCCGCAGTTTTGAATCCATGGAGTTCTGCGCGCCGCCGCCGGATGATTTTCTGCAGGTGCTGCGAGAGCTTTGCCGTGAACGGGTCTGCATCGGCCTGACCGGAGCCGTGGGCAGCGGCAAATCCACCGTCAGGGCAGTGGCCGAGGAGATGGGAGTGCCGGTCTTCTGTTCGGATCGGGTGGTGGCCGAGGCCTATGCCAAGGGTGGGGAGGGCTGCACCATTTTGGAGCATCATTTTGGGTCCCGCTTCACGCATCCCGGCGGAGGGGTTGACAAGGACCTGCTCCGCAGCGCTTTGGCCGAGTCCGACAGCCTGCGCCGCGAGGTGGAGAGACTGGTTCATCCGCTGGTACGGCATGCCCTGCACGCCTTCCGGGCCGCGCATGACGATGATGTGACCCTGGCCGAGATTCCCCTGCTGTGCGAAGCGGGGCTGGCCGCAGAAATCGACCTGCTGGCGGTGGTCTATTGTCCGGACGGTTTGCGGCATGCCAGGCTGCAGGGCCGGGGCTGGAGCCCGGAGCGAATTGCCACGGTTGATTCCTGGCAATGGCCCCAAGACAAAAAGGTGGGCATGGCGCAGCTGGTGGTCGACAATTCCGGTTCACTGCAGGATCTTCATTCCCGCGCGCGGGCCCTGATCCAGGTCGTGCGCGGGATGCTTCGCGGCCATGCCGAGCGGTGCGTCGATGAACTGTGCGCCATTTTTGAAAACCCGGACACCATGGAAGAGGCGGACTGA
- a CDS encoding OmpA family protein translates to MKVKKLVLLALLVAMCSASVAVAAENYVRKVDNFFILVDRSGSMDEKYVGTKDTKIVLAKALLERMNAMIPELGYQGALSTAAPSGEIQALEAYTTAGYGASVAKIPTLIGSNPTPLGVGLAGLEPALQGAVGRSAVIVVSDGRENTGEGSVKVAAALAEKYGACFHTISFADTVNGNQPLLDAITALKQPCGVGASAAQLADDAALKQFVKDVFYDDAAVDPCSLDDDGDGVNNCIDKCPDTIKGLAVDAAGCPIDDIVTLKINFDFDKSDIKPEYHQELADFASYMRQQQSFTVVEIAGHTDSVGSDEYNQKLSERRAKAVRDYLVNELGMDTNLFSAVGYGEGKPIATNDTDAGRAENRRILAELKGVYKKK, encoded by the coding sequence ATGAAAGTTAAAAAATTGGTTCTTTTGGCTCTGCTTGTGGCCATGTGTTCCGCCTCCGTGGCGGTGGCCGCCGAAAACTATGTGCGCAAGGTAGACAACTTCTTCATTCTGGTTGACCGCTCCGGTTCCATGGACGAAAAGTATGTAGGCACCAAGGACACAAAGATCGTTTTGGCCAAGGCCCTGCTCGAACGCATGAACGCCATGATCCCCGAACTCGGGTATCAGGGCGCCCTCAGCACCGCCGCTCCGTCTGGTGAAATCCAGGCTCTGGAAGCCTATACCACCGCCGGCTATGGTGCCTCCGTTGCCAAGATCCCGACACTGATCGGCTCCAACCCCACCCCTCTGGGTGTAGGCCTGGCCGGTCTTGAACCCGCCCTGCAGGGTGCCGTGGGCCGCAGCGCCGTCATTGTCGTGTCTGACGGACGTGAAAACACTGGTGAAGGCTCCGTCAAGGTTGCCGCCGCCCTGGCTGAAAAATACGGCGCGTGTTTCCACACCATCAGCTTTGCCGACACCGTGAACGGCAACCAGCCCCTGCTCGACGCCATTACCGCCCTGAAGCAGCCCTGCGGCGTTGGCGCTTCCGCCGCCCAGTTGGCCGATGACGCCGCTCTGAAGCAGTTCGTCAAGGATGTTTTCTATGACGACGCAGCGGTCGATCCCTGCTCCCTGGATGACGACGGCGATGGCGTAAACAACTGCATCGACAAGTGCCCCGACACCATCAAGGGCCTGGCTGTTGACGCCGCCGGTTGCCCCATTGACGATATCGTGACGCTCAAGATCAACTTCGACTTCGACAAGTCCGACATCAAGCCCGAATACCATCAGGAACTGGCTGATTTCGCTTCCTACATGAGACAGCAGCAGTCCTTCACCGTTGTTGAAATCGCCGGACACACCGATTCCGTGGGTTCCGACGAATACAACCAGAAGTTGTCCGAACGCCGCGCCAAGGCCGTCCGTGACTATCTGGTCAACGAACTCGGCATGGACACCAATCTGTTCTCCGCTGTCGGTTATGGCGAAGGCAAGCCCATAGCCACCAATGACACCGATGCCGGTCGTGCTGAAAACCGCCGCATCCTGGCCGAACTGAAGGGTGTCTACAAGAAGAAATAA
- the dinB gene encoding DNA polymerase IV, with product MDESLRAVPDFKRVILHLDMDAFFTSVEQADDPLLQGKPVVIGQSLRGVASAASYEARKYGIRSAMPIVQAKKLCPHAVFLPGRMSRYREISVKIMNIMRALCPVVEQASVDEAYADISGTRRIFGPPENIARHLKAEILAATNLTCSVGIAPNKFLAKIASDWNKPGGLTCIPPADVPAFLRDLPLGRIPGVGKQFQEELRRIGVTTIPHVLAHPRTYWSELMGKRGAFLHDRACGIDDSPVVPGSDPKSCSAENTLDRDTLDRTLLERWLLIQAERIGRELRGLGKKGLTVTLKIKFQDFSSITRSRTLARPTDITTEIFEAGRMLLTAEKLPQPVRLIGTGVSNFRFVQAELPLMPDAGRKRSQQLDQAMDRIRDKFGNKSILRAEAAIREPDAVNDLLSQKNRTSNGQ from the coding sequence ATGGACGAATCTCTCAGGGCTGTCCCGGATTTTAAACGAGTCATTCTGCACTTGGACATGGACGCTTTTTTCACCTCCGTGGAACAGGCCGACGATCCTTTGTTGCAAGGAAAGCCTGTAGTGATCGGACAATCCTTGCGCGGAGTGGCCTCGGCGGCGTCATACGAGGCCAGAAAATACGGCATCAGATCCGCCATGCCCATCGTGCAGGCCAAAAAACTCTGCCCTCACGCAGTATTCCTGCCCGGCCGCATGTCCCGCTACCGTGAAATCTCGGTAAAGATCATGAACATTATGCGCGCGCTGTGCCCAGTGGTCGAGCAGGCTTCCGTCGACGAGGCATATGCGGACATAAGCGGCACCCGGAGGATTTTCGGGCCTCCGGAAAACATCGCCCGGCATCTCAAAGCCGAGATACTGGCCGCAACCAACCTGACCTGCTCCGTGGGCATCGCCCCCAATAAATTTCTCGCCAAAATCGCTTCGGACTGGAACAAGCCAGGCGGCCTGACCTGCATCCCTCCCGCCGACGTGCCCGCGTTCCTGCGCGACCTCCCGCTGGGCAGGATCCCCGGAGTCGGAAAACAGTTTCAGGAGGAGTTACGCCGCATCGGCGTGACCACGATCCCCCACGTTCTGGCGCACCCGCGAACCTACTGGAGCGAGCTCATGGGCAAACGGGGAGCGTTCCTGCATGACAGGGCCTGCGGCATTGATGATTCGCCCGTGGTGCCCGGCAGCGATCCCAAGTCCTGCAGCGCGGAAAATACCCTGGACAGGGACACGCTTGACCGGACCCTGCTTGAGCGCTGGTTATTGATCCAGGCCGAACGCATCGGGCGGGAGCTGCGGGGGCTCGGGAAAAAAGGGCTGACCGTGACGCTCAAGATCAAATTCCAGGATTTCTCTTCCATCACGCGCAGCAGAACCCTGGCCAGGCCCACCGACATCACCACTGAAATCTTCGAGGCCGGGCGCATGCTCCTCACTGCCGAAAAACTCCCCCAGCCCGTCCGTCTCATCGGCACCGGAGTTTCCAATTTCCGCTTCGTGCAGGCCGAGCTGCCGCTTATGCCCGATGCGGGCCGCAAGCGCAGTCAGCAACTGGACCAGGCCATGGACCGCATCCGGGACAAGTTCGGAAACAAAAGCATCCTCCGGGCCGAGGCCGCCATCAGGGAACCCGACGCCGTGAACGACCTTTTATCCCAAAAAAATCGCACATCGAACGGACAATAA
- a CDS encoding dimethylarginine dimethylaminohydrolase family protein — protein sequence MFSHAITRIPGPDYPKGLTTSALPAPDLELALRQHDAYVRCLESLGLTVEVLPAAPGFPDACFVEDSAVVIRETAVITRPGAPSRTGETALIEAALAAHRPLAHIEAPGTLDGGDILQVGKRFFIGVSDRTNEEGARQLAAILAVHGYESSIIKVAAGLHLKSSLNFVGENTMLVTADFAGHPAIEDFRQIVCPEGEEYAANTLLVNSTLIMPLGYPRTKALLKPLGLPMVELDTSEYRKMDGGLTCLSLRLEPVS from the coding sequence ATGTTTTCTCATGCCATCACCCGCATCCCCGGCCCGGATTACCCAAAAGGACTGACCACCTCCGCCCTGCCCGCTCCAGACCTTGAACTGGCGCTCCGGCAGCATGACGCCTATGTACGCTGCCTCGAATCCCTGGGGCTGACCGTTGAAGTCCTGCCCGCCGCGCCCGGCTTCCCCGACGCCTGTTTTGTCGAAGACTCGGCCGTAGTCATCCGCGAGACGGCAGTGATCACACGCCCCGGAGCCCCGTCGCGCACCGGCGAGACGGCCCTCATTGAGGCCGCCTTGGCCGCCCACCGCCCCCTGGCCCACATCGAAGCGCCGGGCACCCTGGACGGAGGCGACATCCTGCAGGTGGGCAAACGCTTTTTTATCGGCGTGTCGGACCGAACTAATGAAGAAGGCGCGAGGCAGCTCGCCGCCATCCTGGCCGTCCACGGCTACGAGAGCAGCATCATCAAGGTGGCCGCGGGCCTGCATCTCAAATCGAGCCTCAACTTCGTGGGCGAAAACACCATGCTGGTCACGGCCGACTTTGCCGGACATCCGGCCATCGAAGATTTCCGGCAGATCGTCTGCCCCGAGGGCGAAGAATACGCGGCCAACACGCTGCTCGTGAACAGCACCCTGATCATGCCCCTGGGCTACCCGCGCACCAAGGCCCTGCTGAAGCCGCTGGGGCTGCCCATGGTGGAACTGGACACCAGCGAATACCGCAAGATGGACGGCGGACTGACCTGCCTGTCCCTGCGCCTGGAGCCTGTTTCTTGA
- a CDS encoding transporter substrate-binding domain-containing protein, whose protein sequence is MRFMTKIVLALLLVAFAAMPVMAADHELAQKSTLNEILKRGELRVGLDAGYMPFEMTDKKGEIVGFDVDIAKEMAKAMGVKLTIVNTDYDGIIPALMADKFDIIISGMTVNQERNLQINFADPYIVVGQAILLNKKHEGTISSYKNLNDPKYTVVSRIGTTGEQAAKRMIPKAQYKSFEKEADGAMEVVNGQADAFVYDLPFNVVFMAQQGGKNLLLLDKVFTYEPLGFGIKKGDSDFLNWLDNFLAQIKNDGRFDRVYDKWIKGTEWLKDIQ, encoded by the coding sequence ATGCGTTTTATGACGAAAATTGTTTTGGCCCTGCTGCTGGTCGCGTTTGCGGCCATGCCTGTCATGGCCGCGGATCACGAACTTGCCCAAAAATCCACCCTGAACGAAATCCTGAAGCGCGGCGAGCTGCGTGTCGGCCTCGACGCCGGCTACATGCCCTTCGAGATGACGGACAAGAAGGGCGAGATCGTCGGCTTCGACGTGGACATAGCCAAGGAAATGGCCAAGGCCATGGGCGTCAAGCTGACCATCGTCAATACCGATTATGACGGCATCATTCCCGCCTTGATGGCCGACAAGTTCGACATCATCATCAGCGGCATGACCGTGAACCAGGAACGCAACCTACAGATCAATTTCGCCGACCCGTACATCGTCGTCGGGCAAGCCATCCTCTTGAACAAGAAGCACGAAGGCACGATCAGCTCCTACAAGAACTTGAACGATCCCAAGTACACCGTTGTCTCGCGCATCGGCACCACCGGCGAGCAGGCCGCCAAGCGCATGATCCCCAAAGCCCAGTACAAGAGCTTTGAGAAGGAAGCCGACGGAGCCATGGAAGTGGTCAACGGCCAGGCCGACGCGTTTGTCTACGACCTGCCCTTCAACGTGGTTTTCATGGCCCAGCAGGGCGGCAAGAACCTGCTCCTGCTGGATAAGGTCTTCACCTACGAGCCCCTGGGCTTCGGCATCAAGAAGGGCGACTCCGACTTCCTGAACTGGCTGGACAACTTTCTGGCCCAGATCAAGAACGACGGCCGCTTCGACCGTGTCTACGACAAATGGATTAAGGGCACCGAGTGGCTCAAGGACATCCAGTAA